In Halopelagius inordinatus, a single genomic region encodes these proteins:
- a CDS encoding DUF5789 family protein: MSNEDAESHEDAQRQEMGVEFGSLADELDEEEYPMSKDEVVETYGDRELDIANGTKTVEEVLAGRGDEEFQSANDVQQSILNMVGSEAVGRQEYSDRGVESDSEGDSDQSF; the protein is encoded by the coding sequence ATGAGCAACGAAGACGCCGAGAGTCACGAGGACGCCCAGAGACAAGAGATGGGCGTCGAGTTCGGATCGCTCGCGGACGAACTCGACGAAGAGGAGTACCCGATGTCGAAAGACGAGGTTGTAGAGACGTACGGCGACCGCGAACTCGACATCGCGAACGGAACGAAGACGGTAGAGGAGGTTCTCGCGGGGAGAGGCGACGAGGAGTTCCAATCGGCCAACGACGTCCAACAGAGCATCCTCAACATGGTCGGCAGCGAGGCGGTCGGACGACAGGAGTACAGCGACCGCGGCGTAGAGAGTGACTCCGAAGGGGACTCCGACCAGTCGTTCTGA
- a CDS encoding alpha,alpha-trehalose-phosphate synthase (UDP-forming) has translation MNVSDVPSSLSDRRASASERGGRSRQATDDVVVVSNRQPYRHEYDDDGAIDVSRPTGGLTSALDAAMRERNGTWIAWGDGSADREVVDDDGHVTVPPDEEEGTYTLNRVWLSEEQVENYYLGFSNRVLWPICHSMLTNVHSEAAYWEEYETVNEQFVDNIARHVGESTIVWFQDYHLSLAPRMLESRVPDGAFLAHFWHIPWPSWDMFRACPHGEEILSGLLGNDLLGFHVPRYGESFMNCVEEAFPDADVDRDAAEVTYRGQTTTIEAFPLGVSVDAIRRGAKEEDAESFWAEFADEHHLDGKRVSVGVDRLDYTKGIPERFEALERLWEDYPEWRESLTHVQVGSKSRSEIEAYMDIQTEVEEEAARINERFGTDDWEPIVYTTAHLSDEALYGTYKHGDIALISPLRDGMNLVAQEYIAAQGDDDDAVLLLSDQTGAHDYLGEWTVTVRPQNTDEFASAIDSALTMPAGERRERMRELRNRVEDADVSRWMKSVFETIAAMRNGRSEAVTDE, from the coding sequence ATGAACGTCTCAGACGTGCCGTCCTCGCTGTCCGACCGGCGAGCGTCGGCCTCCGAGAGAGGCGGACGGAGTCGACAGGCTACGGACGACGTAGTTGTCGTCTCCAACCGGCAGCCGTACCGGCACGAATACGACGACGACGGAGCGATAGACGTCAGTCGGCCGACAGGCGGGCTGACGTCGGCGTTGGACGCGGCGATGCGCGAGCGAAACGGGACGTGGATAGCGTGGGGCGACGGAAGCGCAGACAGAGAGGTCGTCGACGACGACGGCCACGTCACCGTCCCGCCCGACGAAGAGGAGGGGACGTACACGCTCAACCGGGTGTGGCTCTCCGAGGAGCAGGTCGAAAACTACTACCTCGGGTTCAGCAACCGAGTGCTGTGGCCGATCTGCCACTCGATGCTGACGAACGTCCACTCGGAGGCGGCGTACTGGGAGGAGTACGAGACGGTCAACGAGCAGTTCGTCGACAACATCGCGAGACACGTCGGCGAGTCCACCATCGTCTGGTTCCAAGACTACCACCTGAGTCTCGCGCCGCGGATGCTCGAATCCCGGGTGCCTGACGGGGCGTTCCTCGCGCACTTTTGGCACATCCCGTGGCCCTCGTGGGACATGTTCCGGGCGTGCCCGCACGGCGAGGAGATTCTCTCCGGACTCCTCGGGAACGACCTGTTGGGGTTCCACGTCCCCCGGTACGGAGAGAGCTTCATGAACTGCGTAGAGGAGGCGTTCCCCGACGCCGACGTCGACAGAGACGCCGCGGAGGTCACCTATCGCGGACAGACGACGACCATCGAGGCGTTCCCCCTCGGCGTCTCGGTGGACGCTATTCGACGGGGCGCAAAAGAAGAGGACGCAGAGTCGTTCTGGGCGGAGTTCGCGGACGAACACCACCTCGACGGAAAGCGGGTCAGCGTGGGCGTCGACCGATTGGACTACACCAAGGGCATCCCGGAGCGATTCGAGGCGCTCGAACGACTCTGGGAGGACTACCCCGAGTGGCGCGAATCGCTCACTCACGTCCAAGTCGGGTCGAAGAGTCGGTCGGAGATTGAAGCCTACATGGACATCCAGACGGAGGTCGAAGAGGAGGCGGCCCGGATAAACGAGCGGTTCGGAACCGACGACTGGGAGCCGATAGTGTACACGACGGCGCACCTCTCCGACGAGGCGCTGTACGGGACGTACAAACACGGCGACATCGCCCTCATCAGCCCTCTCCGAGACGGGATGAATCTGGTCGCACAAGAGTACATCGCGGCGCAGGGAGACGACGACGACGCCGTACTCCTTCTCAGCGACCAGACCGGCGCGCACGACTACCTCGGCGAGTGGACGGTCACCGTCCGCCCGCAGAACACAGACGAGTTCGCGTCCGCCATCGACAGCGCGTTGACCATGCCCGCGGGCGAACGCCGCGAGCGAATGCGCGAACTCCGGAACCGCGTCGAAGACGCCGACGTGTCGCGGTGGATGAAATCGGTCTTCGAGACGATAGCGGCGATGCGAAACGGCCGGTCGGAGGCGGTGACCGATGAGTGA
- a CDS encoding MogA/MoaB family molybdenum cofactor biosynthesis protein, whose translation MTDDRPLSGRDEHEMEGDHDHDEHHHGGDGHHDRDHHEHDVETVGVAVVTVSSTRSLEDDPAGDAIVDALDEAGHDVVTRQLVDDDFDSVQSAVDNLVDRDDVGAVVTTGGTGVTPDDVTVEAVDDILRKRLPGFGELFRRLSYDEIGTRVVGTCATAGVSRGVVIFCLPGSENAARLGTEEIIVHEVPHLAGLATRNGE comes from the coding sequence ATGACGGACGACCGGCCCCTCTCCGGACGGGACGAACACGAGATGGAAGGCGACCACGACCACGACGAACATCACCACGGCGGCGACGGACACCACGACCGAGACCACCACGAACACGACGTAGAGACCGTCGGCGTCGCAGTCGTCACCGTCTCTTCGACGCGTTCGCTCGAAGACGACCCGGCGGGCGACGCCATCGTCGACGCGTTGGACGAGGCGGGTCACGACGTGGTCACGCGTCAACTCGTCGACGACGACTTCGACAGCGTCCAATCCGCCGTCGACAACCTCGTCGACCGCGACGACGTCGGCGCAGTCGTCACCACCGGTGGCACGGGCGTCACGCCCGACGACGTGACCGTCGAAGCGGTAGACGACATCCTCAGAAAGCGACTGCCGGGGTTCGGCGAACTGTTCCGCCGACTGTCGTACGACGAGATAGGGACGCGCGTCGTCGGGACGTGCGCCACCGCGGGCGTCTCCCGCGGCGTCGTCATCTTCTGTCTGCCCGGAAGCGAGAACGCCGCGCGCCTCGGAACCGAGGAGATAATCGTCCACGAGGTACCGCACCTCGCCGGACTGGCGACGCGAAACGGGGAGTGA
- a CDS encoding universal stress protein, producing the protein MYEHILVPTDGSETAQQAVEQAVDIASKYDATVHALYVIDVDATSYSLGTEQVDRIRQGHLDEMPEVRASADKATGYVAGIAAERGVPAEEHVTAGEPARAIRKFIEENDIDLVVMGSHGRSGLSRVILGSVAEKVLRRTRLPVLVVDGDDPTTEP; encoded by the coding sequence ATGTACGAACACATCCTCGTTCCGACGGACGGTAGCGAGACGGCCCAACAGGCCGTCGAACAAGCAGTAGACATCGCATCCAAATACGACGCGACGGTGCACGCGCTCTACGTCATCGACGTGGACGCGACGAGTTACTCGCTCGGCACGGAGCAAGTCGATCGAATACGACAGGGGCACTTAGACGAGATGCCCGAGGTACGGGCGTCGGCCGACAAAGCGACGGGCTACGTCGCGGGTATCGCCGCCGAACGCGGCGTCCCCGCCGAAGAACACGTCACCGCCGGTGAACCCGCCCGCGCCATCCGAAAGTTCATCGAAGAAAACGACATCGACCTCGTCGTGATGGGTTCGCACGGCCGGTCCGGACTCTCCCGCGTCATCCTCGGGAGCGTCGCCGAGAAAGTCCTCCGCCGGACTCGACTGCCGGTTCTCGTCGTCGACGGCGACGACCCGACGACGGAACCGTAA
- a CDS encoding helix-turn-helix domain-containing protein: MSTSTIAVVRIPSSEFALSDTFEQCPEIECDIERLVAQDSDSAMPFMWVRGPDLDAVEDALREDSSVSELEVLSDLSDERLYRMSWVAHIRLVIHILLEEEGTILDAYGRDGNWRLRIMFPERESLSATYDFCREQGLSFGVEKIYDMNDSARAGRYGLSEEQFDALTTAAEQGYFEVPRGTSATELGEMLGITHQSLSERLRRGQENLIRSTLLIDDPDVD, translated from the coding sequence GTGTCCACGAGCACGATAGCCGTCGTGCGTATCCCCTCCTCGGAGTTCGCCCTCAGCGATACGTTCGAGCAGTGCCCCGAAATCGAGTGCGACATCGAACGACTCGTCGCGCAGGACTCCGACTCTGCGATGCCGTTCATGTGGGTGCGAGGACCGGACCTCGACGCCGTCGAAGACGCCTTGCGCGAAGATTCGAGCGTCTCGGAGTTGGAAGTGCTCTCTGACCTCTCCGACGAACGCCTCTACCGGATGTCGTGGGTCGCTCACATCCGCCTCGTCATCCACATCCTCCTCGAAGAGGAAGGGACCATCCTCGACGCGTACGGGCGAGACGGAAACTGGCGACTGCGAATCATGTTCCCCGAACGGGAGTCTCTCTCCGCGACGTACGATTTCTGCCGCGAACAGGGTCTCTCGTTCGGAGTGGAGAAGATATACGACATGAACGACAGCGCTCGGGCGGGTCGATACGGCCTCTCGGAGGAACAGTTCGACGCGTTGACGACCGCCGCAGAACAGGGCTACTTCGAGGTTCCGCGCGGTACCTCCGCGACGGAACTCGGCGAGATGCTCGGCATCACGCACCAGTCTCTCTCGGAACGACTCCGCCGCGGGCAGGAGAATCTGATTCGCTCGACGCTTCTCATCGACGACCCGGACGTGGACTGA
- a CDS encoding sodium:solute symporter family transporter: protein MMDVLLQSGLLPEGLNVSFKLVPAIMVTGMLLLFLVIGFVFKVADTEGMWVAGRSIGNVENGMAIGANWMSAASYLGMAALIALSGFYGLAFIVGWSAGYFILLIFMAAQMRRFGKYTAPDFVGDRFNSDSARAIAAVTTFLIGFVYAIGQARGMGLVGLYIFGDIGIPGLSGYQSMVVAMMAITVGYLTLSGMLGATKNMAVQYVILIIAFLVGLYVVGFTQGYSTVLPQIEYGALFSELGREFSEPFVNESYYLWIATAFSLIVGTCGLPHVLVRFYTVESERTARWSTVWGLGFILLLYLSAPAFAAFGTDLYAKNIGAVYGDPGMTSAAGDVIVVLAAQLAQLPTWFVGLVAAGGIAAAIATTAGLFIAGSSAIAHDIYVNIVNEDATQRQQILVGRLSIVALGVFTTLAALDPAAPIAALVSYAFSLAGAVLFPMFFLGLWWENTNRQGALAGMTTGLLIWFIPMVNEVLPSYGLFAGAANADGVISPTLAQWLPAIGSALVAVPLVFAVTIAVSLFTTEPPMETKRMVRQCHSPEPMGQQQTAEDVVGADGGETPADD, encoded by the coding sequence ATGATGGACGTTCTCCTCCAGAGCGGACTCCTCCCCGAGGGTCTCAACGTCTCGTTCAAACTGGTCCCGGCCATCATGGTCACGGGGATGTTGCTGCTGTTTCTCGTCATCGGCTTCGTGTTCAAAGTCGCGGACACCGAAGGCATGTGGGTCGCCGGGCGGTCCATCGGCAACGTCGAAAACGGCATGGCCATCGGAGCCAACTGGATGTCGGCGGCGTCCTACCTCGGGATGGCGGCGCTCATCGCCCTCTCCGGATTCTACGGACTGGCGTTCATCGTCGGCTGGTCTGCGGGATACTTCATCCTGCTCATCTTCATGGCCGCGCAGATGCGCCGGTTCGGAAAGTACACCGCGCCCGACTTCGTCGGCGACCGCTTTAACTCCGATAGCGCGCGCGCCATCGCCGCGGTGACGACGTTCCTCATCGGCTTCGTCTACGCCATCGGACAGGCCCGCGGGATGGGACTCGTCGGTCTGTACATCTTCGGCGACATCGGCATCCCGGGTCTCAGCGGCTACCAGTCGATGGTCGTCGCCATGATGGCCATCACCGTCGGCTATCTGACGCTGTCGGGCATGTTGGGCGCGACGAAGAACATGGCCGTCCAGTACGTCATCCTCATCATCGCGTTCCTCGTCGGCCTGTACGTCGTCGGCTTCACGCAGGGCTACTCGACCGTGCTGCCGCAGATCGAGTACGGCGCGCTGTTCAGCGAACTCGGCCGCGAGTTCAGCGAACCGTTCGTCAACGAGAGCTACTATCTGTGGATCGCGACCGCGTTCTCTCTCATCGTCGGAACGTGCGGTCTCCCGCACGTCTTGGTTCGGTTCTACACCGTCGAGAGCGAGCGAACCGCACGCTGGTCCACCGTGTGGGGACTCGGATTCATCCTGCTTCTCTACCTGAGCGCGCCCGCCTTCGCCGCGTTCGGGACCGACCTCTACGCGAAGAACATCGGCGCGGTGTACGGCGACCCCGGCATGACGAGCGCCGCGGGTGACGTCATCGTCGTGTTGGCCGCGCAACTCGCGCAACTGCCGACGTGGTTCGTCGGACTCGTCGCCGCGGGCGGCATCGCCGCCGCCATCGCGACGACCGCAGGCCTGTTCATCGCGGGCTCTTCGGCCATCGCACACGACATCTACGTGAACATCGTAAACGAGGACGCGACCCAGCGCCAGCAGATTCTCGTCGGTCGCCTGAGCATCGTCGCTCTCGGCGTGTTCACGACGCTCGCGGCTCTCGACCCCGCGGCACCCATCGCCGCGCTCGTCTCGTACGCGTTCTCGCTCGCGGGCGCGGTGTTGTTCCCGATGTTCTTCCTCGGTCTCTGGTGGGAGAACACGAACCGACAGGGCGCTCTCGCCGGGATGACGACGGGACTTCTCATCTGGTTCATCCCGATGGTCAACGAGGTGCTGCCGAGTTACGGCCTGTTCGCCGGCGCGGCGAACGCCGACGGCGTCATCTCGCCGACGCTCGCACAGTGGCTGCCTGCCATCGGGTCGGCGCTCGTGGCCGTTCCCCTGGTGTTCGCGGTCACCATCGCCGTCTCCCTGTTCACGACCGAACCGCCGATGGAGACGAAACGGATGGTCCGCCAGTGTCACAGTCCCGAACCGATGGGCCAACAACAGACCGCAGAGGACGTCGTCGGTGCCGACGGCGGCGAAACCCCCGCAGACGACTGA
- a CDS encoding succinylglutamate desuccinylase/aspartoacylase family protein yields MQLGTVTSEPGAVASGWFEATDLPTGGTERLPLVIAEGTDDGPTIWLTGGVHGDEATGVAAVQDAVRAVSPARLAGTVVAVPAVNPAGLRRNRRRSYYGDDDPNRGFPDPESASTRPPEVQERIDRRLYEAFEESADALLDLHTAEVGSMPFVIRDRVLYGARRDESEAEALAEDLSRLVDAFGLPVLTEYPAAEYVEQSLQRSLAGAALNAAGIPAFTVELGGHSVVDDDACRAGVAGIFAVMSELGMTEDLPAGVGEPGSESPDAPVDYPVRRAVHPRTETAGLVRHRVSPGDAVESGDVVATVTTPQGEVLDTVTADHDGYVVARKEGLAVYEGDPVLSMAVRDHGELVVPEESNGE; encoded by the coding sequence ATGCAACTCGGAACGGTGACGTCCGAACCCGGCGCGGTCGCCTCGGGATGGTTCGAGGCGACGGACCTGCCGACCGGCGGCACGGAGCGACTCCCTCTCGTCATCGCCGAGGGGACAGACGACGGACCGACGATTTGGCTCACCGGCGGCGTCCACGGCGACGAGGCGACGGGCGTCGCGGCGGTCCAAGACGCGGTGCGGGCAGTCTCGCCCGCCCGACTGGCCGGTACCGTCGTCGCGGTTCCCGCGGTGAACCCCGCGGGACTCAGACGGAATCGGAGGCGGTCGTACTACGGCGACGACGACCCGAACCGCGGCTTTCCGGACCCAGAGTCCGCCTCGACGCGCCCGCCGGAGGTCCAAGAACGCATCGACCGGCGACTGTACGAGGCGTTCGAGGAGTCCGCGGACGCGTTACTCGACCTGCACACCGCCGAAGTCGGGTCGATGCCGTTCGTCATCCGCGACCGGGTGCTGTACGGCGCGCGCCGCGACGAGTCCGAGGCGGAAGCGTTGGCCGAGGACCTCTCGCGACTCGTGGACGCGTTCGGCCTTCCGGTCCTCACGGAGTATCCGGCCGCGGAGTACGTCGAACAGAGCCTCCAGCGCTCTCTGGCGGGGGCGGCCCTGAACGCCGCCGGTATCCCCGCGTTCACGGTCGAACTCGGCGGACACAGCGTCGTGGACGACGACGCCTGCCGCGCGGGCGTCGCGGGCATATTCGCCGTAATGTCCGAACTCGGGATGACGGAGGACCTCCCCGCGGGCGTGGGCGAACCGGGGTCCGAGAGTCCCGACGCACCCGTGGACTACCCGGTTCGTCGGGCCGTTCACCCGCGCACCGAGACGGCGGGACTCGTCCGTCACCGCGTCTCGCCGGGCGACGCGGTCGAATCCGGCGACGTGGTAGCGACGGTGACGACGCCGCAAGGCGAGGTTCTCGACACCGTGACCGCCGACCACGACGGGTACGTCGTCGCCCGCAAAGAGGGACTGGCCGTCTACGAGGGCGACCCGGTGTTGAGCATGGCCGTCCGGGACCACGGCGAGTTAGTCGTCCCGGAGGAGTCGAACGGCGAGTAA
- a CDS encoding DUF4212 domain-containing protein yields the protein MSDDNSHGPVDESNAKTDGGVAAQTGRDHRDIDYLNREVNLLRPSTPFMRDHLQIIWTGFAAWAVVVFGPVTLTAIAPGPMTTTLPLVGFPLHYFLVAIGAPVGALSLAFWYARKRDALDEKYGISHGTAAGERGGGGTESAATDGGTTE from the coding sequence ATGTCAGACGACAACTCACACGGGCCGGTCGACGAATCGAACGCCAAGACGGACGGTGGAGTGGCCGCACAGACGGGCCGCGACCACCGCGATATCGACTATCTAAATCGGGAGGTGAACCTCCTCCGCCCGAGCACCCCGTTCATGCGCGACCACTTACAGATCATCTGGACCGGGTTCGCCGCGTGGGCCGTCGTCGTCTTCGGGCCGGTGACGCTGACCGCCATCGCGCCGGGTCCGATGACGACGACGCTACCGCTCGTCGGTTTTCCGTTACACTACTTCCTCGTCGCCATCGGCGCGCCGGTCGGAGCGCTCTCTCTCGCGTTTTGGTACGCTCGCAAGCGGGACGCCTTAGACGAGAAGTACGGTATCTCCCACGGGACGGCCGCCGGAGAACGCGGCGGCGGCGGCACGGAAAGCGCGGCGACTGACGGGGGGACGACCGAATGA
- the ilvD gene encoding dihydroxy-acid dehydratase: protein MSKQAPPEDAEEDEAFSSGKDPDLRSSEVTEGAERAPHRAMFRAMGFDDEDLGSPMVGIANPAADITPCNVHLDDVADAAIEGVEDAGGMPIEFGTITISDAISMGTEGMKASLISREVIADSVELVAFGERMDALVTVAGCDKNLPGMLMASIRTDLPSVFLYGGSIMPGEHEGREVTVQNVFEGVGTYAEGEMSADELDELERHACPGAGSCGGMFTANTMASISEALGMAPLGSAGAPAESEARYDVARRAGEAVLEAVENDLRPSELLTKKSFENAIALQVAIGGSTNAVLHLLALAAEAGIDLDIDEFDEISRRTPKIANLQPGGSKVMNDLYEEGGVPVVVRRLVDAGLFHGDQMTVTGRTIEEELERLDLPDDDDVDGEFIYTVDDPYQDEGAIKILKGNLAPDGAVLKVTGEDTFHHTGPVRVFEGEEDAMKYVQEGHIESGDVIAIRNEGPQGGPGMREMLGVTAAVVGQGHEDDVALLTDGRFSGATRGPMVGHVAPEASAGGPIALLEDGDEVTVDIRNRELSVDLTDEELDERREEWEPHPPNYTSGVLAKYGADFGSAANGAVTNPGAKRQD from the coding sequence ATGAGCAAACAGGCACCGCCCGAAGACGCCGAGGAAGACGAGGCGTTTTCGAGCGGAAAGGACCCCGACCTTCGGAGTTCGGAGGTCACGGAAGGTGCAGAGCGCGCCCCCCACCGCGCGATGTTTCGCGCGATGGGATTCGACGACGAGGACCTCGGGTCGCCGATGGTCGGCATCGCCAACCCCGCCGCCGATATCACCCCGTGTAACGTTCACCTAGACGACGTGGCCGACGCCGCGATAGAAGGCGTCGAGGACGCGGGCGGTATGCCCATCGAGTTCGGAACCATCACCATCTCCGACGCCATCTCGATGGGGACCGAGGGGATGAAAGCCTCTCTCATCTCTCGGGAGGTCATCGCCGACTCCGTCGAACTCGTCGCGTTCGGCGAACGGATGGACGCTCTCGTCACCGTCGCCGGATGCGACAAGAACCTCCCCGGCATGCTGATGGCGTCCATCCGGACGGACCTGCCCTCGGTGTTCCTCTACGGGGGGTCCATCATGCCCGGCGAACACGAGGGTCGCGAGGTGACCGTCCAGAACGTCTTCGAGGGCGTCGGGACGTACGCCGAAGGCGAGATGAGCGCCGACGAACTCGACGAGTTGGAGCGTCACGCCTGCCCCGGCGCGGGTTCGTGCGGCGGGATGTTCACCGCAAACACCATGGCCTCGATAAGCGAGGCACTCGGGATGGCCCCCCTCGGAAGCGCGGGCGCGCCCGCCGAATCCGAGGCGCGGTACGACGTCGCCCGCCGCGCCGGGGAGGCGGTTCTCGAAGCCGTCGAGAACGACCTCCGTCCCTCGGAACTGCTGACGAAGAAGTCCTTCGAGAACGCCATCGCCCTCCAGGTGGCCATCGGCGGGTCCACGAACGCCGTCTTGCATCTGCTCGCACTCGCCGCCGAGGCGGGCATCGACCTCGACATCGACGAGTTCGACGAGATTTCCCGGCGCACGCCGAAGATAGCGAACCTGCAACCGGGCGGGTCGAAGGTGATGAACGACCTCTACGAGGAGGGCGGCGTTCCCGTCGTCGTCCGCCGTCTCGTCGACGCCGGTCTGTTCCACGGCGACCAGATGACAGTCACCGGACGCACCATCGAAGAGGAACTCGAACGCCTCGACTTGCCGGACGACGACGACGTCGACGGCGAGTTCATCTACACCGTCGACGACCCCTACCAAGACGAGGGCGCGATAAAGATTCTGAAGGGGAACCTCGCGCCGGACGGCGCGGTGCTGAAAGTGACCGGCGAGGACACCTTCCACCACACCGGTCCGGTCCGCGTCTTCGAGGGCGAGGAGGACGCGATGAAGTACGTCCAAGAGGGACACATCGAGTCGGGCGACGTCATCGCCATCCGCAACGAGGGTCCGCAGGGCGGCCCCGGCATGCGCGAGATGCTCGGCGTCACCGCCGCCGTCGTCGGACAGGGCCACGAAGACGACGTGGCACTCCTCACCGACGGTCGGTTCTCCGGGGCGACTCGCGGTCCGATGGTCGGCCACGTCGCGCCCGAGGCGTCCGCGGGCGGCCCGATCGCCTTACTGGAGGACGGCGACGAGGTGACAGTCGACATCCGGAACCGCGAACTCTCGGTTGACCTCACGGACGAGGAACTCGACGAACGACGCGAAGAGTGGGAACCGCACCCGCCGAACTACACCTCGGGCGTCCTCGCGAAGTACGGCGCCGACTTCGGGTCGGCGGCCAACGGCGCGGTGACGAACCCCGGCGCGAAACGGCAGGACTGA
- the otsB gene encoding trehalose-phosphatase, which produces MSEDGEIPRTESAETPLFQSRTTEIGEWLDAAEGLTLGLDFDGTLAAIGADPEETEIHPDSRTAVEQLVDHPNVSVTVISGRELSDVVERVGIDGIDYAGNHGLEMRIDGEMEVHPDAVAARSAIEKLCADIRTELDHVPGCFVEEKGVTASVHFRQTPEEHVEEVIATVEALSEAADEEIHVVSGKQIREIRPDVDWDKGRVVSRLDERAPEGWRTMYVGDDTTDEDAFRAVQPSGLGILVGDRETDADYRVEGHEQVPSLLEWLAARATTSER; this is translated from the coding sequence ATGAGTGAGGACGGAGAGATACCGCGGACCGAGAGCGCGGAGACGCCCCTGTTTCAGTCCCGGACGACGGAAATCGGCGAGTGGCTGGACGCCGCCGAGGGTCTGACGCTCGGACTCGACTTCGACGGAACGCTCGCGGCCATCGGCGCGGACCCCGAGGAGACGGAGATACATCCCGACTCCCGGACGGCCGTCGAACAACTCGTGGACCACCCGAACGTCTCGGTGACGGTGATAAGCGGGCGGGAGTTGTCCGACGTGGTCGAACGAGTCGGCATCGACGGCATCGACTACGCCGGAAACCACGGACTGGAGATGCGCATCGACGGCGAGATGGAGGTCCACCCCGACGCGGTGGCCGCGCGGTCGGCCATCGAGAAACTCTGTGCGGACATCCGCACGGAGTTGGACCACGTTCCGGGCTGTTTCGTAGAGGAGAAAGGCGTCACCGCGAGCGTCCACTTCCGGCAGACGCCGGAGGAACACGTCGAAGAGGTAATCGCCACCGTGGAGGCGTTGTCCGAGGCGGCCGACGAGGAGATTCACGTCGTCTCCGGCAAGCAGATTCGGGAGATTCGCCCCGACGTCGACTGGGACAAAGGGCGCGTGGTGTCCCGACTCGACGAACGCGCCCCAGAGGGATGGCGGACGATGTACGTCGGCGACGATACCACGGACGAAGACGCCTTCAGAGCGGTTCAACCGTCGGGTCTCGGTATCCTCGTCGGCGACAGGGAGACCGACGCCGACTACCGCGTCGAGGGCCACGAGCAGGTTCCGTCGCTTCTGGAGTGGTTGGCGGCCCGAGCGACGACCTCAGAGCGGTAG
- a CDS encoding RNA-guided pseudouridylation complex pseudouridine synthase subunit Cbf5 has product MSDLRGPPSDRSVDELRSFGVVNLDKPPGPSAHQVAGWVRDLVATDRAAHAGTLDPKVTGCLPTLLGDATRMAQVFLEGRKEYVAVLELHGPAPSDIEAVVAEFEGEIYQKPPRKSAVTRRLRTRDIHALDVLEVRDRQALLRIECESGTYIRKLCHDIGLAAGTGAHMGHLRRTATDPFDDTDLVTMHDLSDALAFVEAGDESFFRDAVAPAERALTHLPRVTIAPSAAEQVAEGAPVYAPGVISADDAHRGDLLACYTPNDAVVCLGRLVGDPDADSGEVVSLERVLV; this is encoded by the coding sequence ATGTCCGACCTGCGCGGCCCCCCATCCGACCGAAGCGTCGACGAACTCCGCTCGTTCGGCGTCGTCAACCTCGACAAACCGCCCGGCCCCTCCGCACACCAAGTCGCCGGGTGGGTGAGAGACCTCGTCGCGACCGACCGGGCGGCCCACGCCGGAACGCTCGACCCGAAGGTGACGGGCTGTCTTCCGACCCTCCTCGGCGACGCGACGCGGATGGCGCAGGTGTTCTTGGAGGGCCGAAAAGAGTACGTCGCCGTCCTCGAACTCCACGGCCCCGCGCCCTCGGATATAGAGGCCGTCGTCGCCGAGTTCGAAGGCGAAATATACCAGAAACCGCCGCGGAAAAGCGCCGTCACGCGACGCCTCCGCACCCGCGATATTCACGCCCTGGACGTGCTCGAAGTGAGAGACCGACAGGCGCTTCTCCGCATCGAGTGCGAGAGCGGGACCTACATCCGAAAGCTCTGTCACGACATCGGACTCGCCGCGGGGACGGGCGCGCATATGGGTCATCTCCGGCGCACCGCCACCGACCCGTTCGACGACACCGACCTCGTCACGATGCACGACCTCTCTGACGCACTCGCGTTCGTCGAAGCGGGCGACGAGTCGTTCTTCAGAGACGCCGTCGCGCCCGCCGAACGCGCTCTGACTCACCTCCCGCGCGTCACCATCGCCCCCTCCGCGGCCGAACAAGTCGCCGAGGGCGCGCCGGTCTACGCGCCGGGCGTCATCTCCGCCGACGACGCGCACCGCGGCGACTTGCTCGCGTGCTACACGCCGAACGACGCCGTCGTCTGCCTCGGCCGCCTCGTCGGTGACCCAGACGCCGACTCCGGCGAAGTCGTCTCCCTGGAACGCGTCCTCGTCTGA